Genomic segment of Salvia splendens isolate huo1 chromosome 12, SspV2, whole genome shotgun sequence:
ATAAGCAGACCTCTTCCCACTGCCAATGTTCTGAACCATCTCCATCACCTCAACATAGAATTGCACATCCTTGGTTTTCTTATTTCCAACCATAATGTGGTTGTGCAAGTGAAAGTGAAGAAGGGTAATCATCTCTTTCTCTGCGGGCTGGAAAAAGGCATGCTTTATGTTGCCATACATGATATCAACACGCTCATCAGCCCTCGAAGTAGAATAGCGGAACCCATTCGCATGTGCTTCTAATGTACCACTCAACTTCCTGGCACGGCCACCAAAATTTGGACGTATCCAAAGATCGTGCAACCTTATCGGCTTGAACTTATTCCCTGCAAGTTCAAGTTTCTCTTGGGTGACGAGAGTGGCTCTCTCAGCCCTTTCAGATTCCCTGGCCATAACACCACGCCGAAGAGTTTTAATCTGCTGCACCACTTCACTTATGTGCCTTGGATCCTTGGATCTGAACGAGACCTCCTTCAAATAAATCACCCCTTGGTTCTTCAAAGAATTGGCATCATGAGGAGTGAAGGGTGTGCCGGGTACATTAAAGATTATACGAATATAGCAATTTCGATTAGTGTCCTGCTGGCTTGACACAGTTTTCACCGTAGCAACATGGAAGGGTACCATGCTTCCATACACGGGAATTAGAATAGCTTCATTCCTCTGGTCAACTTGAATCATCATTTCCCTAGGTGGTGGAAGTTCATTAACACTTTTATAGGCAACTAGCTCACTTGCTGATTTCACAGTAGATCTTCCATCCCCATTAGCTGATCCCACCCCAACAAGGCGGCGAGCAGTTTCCTCAATCTTCTGGCGTGCAAGTTCTGCTTGGTGCTGCTTCCTAAGTTCTTCCTTGGAGATCTCCCCATTGTCTGAACGAAGCGTTGCTTTGGAATACATAGAAGCCCTGGAAGTAGGTTCCATGTTGGCTTTTCGTGGCTCTTCTTCCTCTCCATCTTCATTGAAACAATAGGCAACATCTTTAGAAACTTTAGGGCTGACCGAAGTTGCAACATAACAGACACCATCCGTCACAATAACTGTATCTGCAAGCAATAGTGAGAAATTCTGGCTCTTTGGATTGCTCGACTTCGATTGTAGATCCTTGAAACCAAGTGAGACATTAAAAGCCATGCCTTCTTTCAAAAGTCTTTCATTCTTCGCATTAAGAGTCAATCCAGATTCACGGAACTCAAGACCAATGCCCGTTCCTGCAGATTTTGTTAGGTGGGGTACCAGCTCGGGAGCATCTCTCTTCACTACTGTCAAAGCAGCCTCATATACATCACTAACCTTGTTTCCAGGCTTTAGTGCATGAATAGCAGCCTCATGAGCCCTAAGAAGAACCTCATAAGCTTTGGTTTGCACTGCATCAGTATCAATAAGATATGTTCTAGCAACATTTGAACAATAACTGTTGTAGCGGCACCCAACTGCACAAATGATAACACTGGGAGAATCATAGTATAACGGATCATCAGTGCTTGTTGCACTAGGCCGGAGATCAAAGTTCCCACCACTCTGAATGATAGGAGGGTAACAGATATCAACATTTTCAGCTTTTAGTTTGACGCCAATCTTGGGAGGGTCAGTTATAGCCTTCTCCGTCTCCTCCATGAGTTCAGAGTGTGTCACTTTCTTCTCCTCATCAATCACCTTTAAAACCTCTGGAAGAACAAAGTTCTTCATTACAAAAGCAGTCAAGTAAGCAGCTTTCTTAATACATGTAATCTCATTTTTGTCCTTAGCAGCAAAAAGGTCAGATAATCCATTTGATATGTCACTCAGGGTTAGACCAGAACCCTTCAACTTATCTGACCATATCTCCAAGAGTTTCCCCTCTGGGGCTTCACGAGCTATGTTTCCAACTACAGGTGTATCATGGTCATCCGACTTTGGCTGAGAACGGATAGCCCGGAGCACCTTATCAATTTGAGTGCTTCCATTCTCATTTTTTGCCTTAACCCATATTACAACTTCTGCATTTACAGTCTCTCTGGCAGATGCTTTGACAACCTCGAGCAGTGATGCTTTCTTACCACTACAAATGAAATGGATATTCTTCTCTCCGAAAACCATAATCGTCTCTGGAAACTCATATCCAAGTAACCAAATGTTAAGAGCAGAGGATTTCAGATACCGTAAATCCTCCGAAGGAGGCGGTGTGGCCACAACAAGGACATCGGAAGAACCCCAAAGCTCATCTTTGTGATCTTTCCAGTGTTTGTAGAAAGCTTGCAGCCGCCTACTGAATGTAGGCAAGTCAATTGTATATTTATTGCCATTGGCATTTACAGGCAGGCCATTCCGTTCTTCAGGCATTGCATCCACCCAGATTGATCTTCATAAAAGACATAAGATGATGTATGTCAGCAAATAGGGGAGGCCACAGCCAATAAGAATCCACAATGTTGACTTGTAAAACAAGGCTCAAACCAATCACACCTTGCATCACATATCACATCCTCCTATCACATCATGTATCTCATATCCACACTCTTTTCCAGCAAAGTCCAACATAACACATTAACAACTTGTTTCGACATATTATCGAATCACATAATTAAAGTATATTTCATTTCTTTCAATATCATCACTCAACATATCCAAGAAATAAATCACATATCAGGTTTGCATATGGCATTACCAATTAACACTCAATACTCAATATGCAATAACATAacttaattcaaaaattaagaTTTAGTGTAGAAAATACTACCTCAAAATCCAAAATGTCTTGATGTTGGAATCACCTTACTCCTTTGCTTTCTCCTTACCCGTGTTATCTCTCGAAACAGGATTACCTTtcaatatgtatatatgtataattcTTATCAACATCAACACAAAACAATGTAAGTTTAAATCAAGTTTTCCTTTCAAAATCTAGCCAAAATATTATGGACTTGTGTTCttaactaactacaacaatTTAGCATAATGACTTACTTTTTTCCATCAACCTTAGTCTAAACATTTAAAACACATTCCCAGATAAGCATGTTTAACTTATTGTGAACATCTTTAATCCAAAAGTATGCAAAATCCTCACAATTCCACTTTGTCTAAAGGCTGTCCAAACTTTCTCATGTCAAGAATACAAACTTCCTCTTATCAAGGTGTAAATTATGCTTAAAAGATCAATTACAAATCAATCCAAAGTAGCATAAAAAAATTCCGAAATCAAAAGCAGAATTCTAAAATTTACAACATTCACACATCAAGATAACCTTTTCATTCTATACCATCTCTCCAACTATCTCTAGGCAAAGGATTAAAAATCAAACGGTTAGATTTGCACCTATCTTATATTTGCACCTATTTTACTTGATTATGAACCCTaacttaaaattgaaaaaacgtGATTATGAACCCTAactttaaattgaaaaaaacatGATAATGAACCCTAACTTTAATTTGAAGAAGAAATTGGGCAAATAGGTGGTGTAAGGGACTTGCTTACACAAAGTGGAGACAATTCTAACCTAGATGTGCCGGAATCGGCGATGGTGGCACCAGAAACTGCCGGACAGCGGCAActcagagagagaaagaggccGGCGTGTGTGTTTGAACAGCGAAAGAGAACTTTAGACAAAGAGAAAACGTGGATGAGGTGCTTTCGGGGCGGTCACCGGAGGCGCAGTGGTTCGCCGGAGAGAGAGGTTGTCGCGTTTGTGTGTGAATGGcgggtgtgtgtgtgtgtgtgtgtgtgtgtgtgtgtgagtggcGGTGGGTGTGAATGGCGGTGGATTTTATGAGGGAGGGTTCTCGTAAGTGAGGGCAAAATGAGATTAATACTCTatttcaaattcattttttctttttctttttctttttctttttctttttctatccAATTCTTGATTATTtccctttttttatttcttttttattttctcttttattccttttccaaatttttagtaaaaaaacaCCACGCAAACAATAATTCACATGGCAATGGTCAGATACTATATACGCACTTCTAATtatatctattttttatattaaagattttatattattattttattttattatagtacTTTTTTCAAGTTACATGCACTTTATTCACTAAACATATTGAATAACTTCAATTCATAGTATATATCCAATCTTTTCGAATCAGTTACCGATCTAAGAATTAATTATTGTGGAGTCGGACGTATATATATGATATTTAATAAACTACTTAAATAGCATGATCATTGATCAACATCatccaaaattcataattcattACTGAATTAGTATATTGATAATGgcttaaattatattataaattttctatttaaaaaagTATGAAAGTAAATAATGTCTAGTAAGAGTcacaatttatataataaagtAAACCAATATGGAAAATTTTCTAGTAagttatgaaattaaaaatgtGTTTTATTTGCGATAGTGACATACACATCAtgattaataatataataatgttaataaaaatattcaatgtATAGATCATGTCATACCCCTACTACAACTTAATAGGGGCATTTTGGTACTTCAGGTGGTTATTTTTGTGAAAGGTCAATGAAATGGGGGTCTACGAGGAGCAGCCCATTGGCCATGAACTTCATCGTATCTTCCTTTGCTGTAAATATGGCGGGAGATTGCTTTCCCTTTGTATAGATTGGCGGGAAGGGAAAGTGttagtatattaaattatttacactTACTAATTTAGCATCTGTAAGAGATCATATTTAGGGAAATAAATCAATCAATTATATTGAGTTTGAATTCATATCTTTCTGCAAAATATACTTGTGTTTTCACataataacaaataaattataacaattCTTTGGGCAAGTACTtaataattcatattttattccttttctaaaataaaaataaaaatatttgaaataacattgattttaatataaaattagtaaagtaagaaagatagaaATAAAAATGTGTTAGAGTATCTCCAAGGGGAGAAGTAAATGAAAAGGTGAAGTCATATAATTAccatatttacattttttcaGTAAAAAAATCGTTCTCCCAGAggagaggtatttgagaaggtattatattttttctcattttgaagATGTATCTTTACCTCTCCGTCAATGCAGAGGTAAAATCTTTTAACCAccatatttgtcttcttttcatgaaaaatcattctccaagggggaaggtatttgagaatgtattacactttatgtttttaatgcattttgtactattattttatttttttaaaatgatataCTTTTCTATATACCTTTTTCCTTTGAAATGTAGGAGTATTACTTTTTGGAATGGCATATATcactttttgagaaggtaaatagaTGATATATCTCTTTCATTTACCTTTTgttgttggagatgctcttagtggaAAAAAGGTGTCACCTCATTTGAGAGAaagaaattttctaaaaaagaaaatatttttaggggatggacaaaagagaaaagaatttctatttttaagaaataagaaaaatattttattaaaaaatttacatgTTTCATCATATTTGGACTTGAGTACCATTATATTTAGATTGAGCCCTATGAATACAAAACACAATGTTTGTTTATTACTCTCTTGTCTTATCTCACACTTCTTTTTtacactcgttttgaaaaaatgatgatcccttcgtcccacaaaaaaTATTACACTTGTGGGATGACACAAAATTTTAAGAAGTTTaatttttgtgtgttaagtgtaAAGGAaagatataatttttatattaatgtgagatagaacatttttcaaaaatggaagtgtgacatttttaatatgacaaataaaaaaggaggGTGAGACATCTTTTtatggaacagatggagtaataaatccttaaagtggagaaaaaatgaaataagaggAGAATAATGTAAAGATGTGGATAAGCCTTATCCTAATCAActtctattttttaattatatcaagcacaatttaattaaagttttaagGGAATAATAATCAGTGTCATTATCATGATTAtattgatttttaatttaatttacctCATATTTAAGATAGTCtatgaacattaattatttAAGCCGGTTGCTAActcaatataattaatttatttttccaatGAATGTTGGGAGTTATGTTTAAACTTATTTATTgtactaaaataaatttcaactaGCTATGTTTTTTATGATATAAACTTGATCAGAACACGTCTTGGGGATAATATCAATTCCTACAAATCTAAGACACGATTCTATAAAGTAACAATACTACCATGATCATCACTACTCAATATGACATGGTAATGGGTTGCGAGACCTCCATATTGACAATCAAAGTAGCATGATGTCTGGAGCCTTTGTTCTAGcagcaaggagcttagacattgcTGACTAAGTGTTCAAGCCTTTTTATCAACAATGGTGGATCCAGGAATCAAAAACTGTTGGCTCGAACCGAACAAgcttataaatataatattttaataataaacatttctaaacaaaaatacataaaatataaataccacAAATCTTATGCTATGCGAGATAGTTGGCTTCTTCGAGTATCCATTTTATGAAAACGACTCAAAATCCTTTCATTGGGAATAGTTGCAAACACATCTTTCTCGATATATACCATCAAACTGTCATTCAACCAGTCATCTCCCATCTTATTTCGCAACTCTAACTTCACAAATTTCATTGCATAAAATACTCTTCCAATAGATGTTGTCGCTACTGGTAAAAGTAAGACCAATTTTATCAATCGATACCAATTTGAAAATCTTTTCTTTCATCGTTTCAACCATCTTCTTTGAAAGAGTTCCCAAATCTTCAAAATCTGAGAAACGTGTATCTATTCTTGCATCATTCACGAAACTTTGAAGTTATTGAGTTAACAAGTTAAGCTCCATGGATGAAAAGTCTTCCAGATAAATAGTGGCAAGATGAACAAGTTTATCGACATTGAAATTGGAAAAATGATTTCTTGGATCAAGACATGCCATACATTTGAGTAAGTATGTGTTGGACTGATGTGAATCTCCAAAATTAGCCCAAGACTTgttcttataaaaaaacaaCACAATTGAAATTACAACAAACTAAAAACACTacaacaaaaacataaaaacgcATTACATTGaaactaaataaaattttacaCTAAAAAGGATAGGTGTTTCATCCCACAAAAAgatagaacaaaaatagaatggACGAGGGGGATCGAAATGGAAGAAGTTGAGGAGTAAACAAATGACCTCTTGAAGACCgaaggacctccaccaaaaagatGATGGCAACCCTTGGCAACTTTCATCCAAGTAACCATTTATATCGACTCACTCGCTAGCTACACGACACTAGGGTATACTTTCGTTCAAGCTCCGCCACTAGAGGTATACTCTTTCGAGCTCCGCCTCTAGGGTATACTCTCACTCAAGCTCCGCCACTAGCTACATGGTGCTAGTTGTGAAAATTTACCAAGTGACTAACCCCGGGCTAACCACAAAGTAACCATAGCCCGGCCATGGATTTTTCCAAACATTCATCTCACCCAACATGGGGAGGGACTCTCACAAAGGAGACACTCTTTTTCTAAACTCAATCTATTCTTAATCTCTTACAAATGATACAAAAGACTCTATTTATAGATGTGGGAGGTTAGGAGATGAAAGGTCACTCAAACTAGGGTTAGAATATGAAAAGGCacttaaaataattcaaaatcccACCTTTTGAATTCTTCCCGGACacacatcgcccggtcgggtgttttcaTACATGAAAACACCCGCCCGGGTGAACTCTCTGGAGCCTCCATCGCTTGACTGCGCGACTTTTGTAAAACGACCATAACTTTCTCATCCGAGCTCCGATTGAgtcgtgcaagatactcacgcgaagctctttcgacgatGAAGAAAATGGTAGTCTTTGAATAGCATTTGGACATCATATAGATAGGAGAATCGTCGCTCGAATCTGACCCCAATTGCGGATTGGCTCATTGTCACCTCTTTCACCTCACTTTCCATGGTTTAGCACTACCCGGTTTCTCATCATGGACTCAGAAAAACGATTCTTCATTTCTTGACTAATTAAGCCAACAGAGTTAATATCAAagtttaaataaataagaatactccctccgtccctgaaaatttttcacctatttcatttttcgttcgtccctaaaaatttgtcacatttcacttttaccatttttggtagtggacctcacattccactaactcattcccactcacattttattttaaaactaatatataaaagtaggatccacataccactaacttttttaacccACTTTTtgttacatttcttaaaacccgtgtcgggtcaaatggtgacaaattttaagggacagatggagtattagttaTCAAAAATACCTGACCAAAAAATTCAACACAATAATAACGATAGTTTGTAATACTTTTTCCATCATTCTTCATGCGAATACGTCTTGGAACAATGTCATCCATGTTAGGGACATCAACTTCATTTGCCCGGAAAAATGCTTCCACTTCTTGCAAGAAATCCTCCCATCTAGATTCTTGAAATGCTTGCAAGTCCTCTTTCGCAATCACTATCTAATTTATTtcattcaaaatattttgatCTCTATATTGCAGCGCACAAGATAGTTCAATCATACCCAACAAACTTTTCATCAACATCATAagaaacacaaaatcaaaattttccatCTTTTGAAGCAACCCTTTAGATTTGCCACTTGTTTCGGGATCAACTCTATCTTCAAACACTGTTTCAAGTACTTTGACTATCGAGGGCCATATAGATGCAAGACGAATTATAGTGATATAATGAGATCCCCATCGAGTGTCACCCGATCTATGCAAAGAAGCTTCTTGATTTTGACCTTTACTTGAATTGATTTCCCATTTCTCAATCCTTTCAACCATTCTGTCATATTCAATTTGTCAGAGTTTATCTGCCCTTTTGTAAGAAGATCCACATATTGTTACGATCGGGCTAAGATAGCCGAAAAATTAGAAACATGTCGATTGGCGTTACATACTGCCACACGTACCAATATAAGCTGATGGGAAAAGCAATGGACATATCACGCCGAtggcttttcttttaaaataagtGCTTTTGAGTCCATTAAATTCACCTTCATATTTGAAGCCCCATCATATCCCTGACCTCTCAATCTTGACAAAAATAATCCTAACTTAGAAAATACAAAGTCAATTGTCATTTTCAAGCATATTGATGAAGTCTCTTTAACATTAACTAAGGCTAAAAATCTTTCAATTATCTCTCCATTTTCAACCATTTCTTTTTGAATTGATGGAGCAATCATTTGATTATTTCCAGGAGCATTTATCAATACAACTTGGCCAACTTCATCATTCCTtaaactatacacatataataaCTCCAGAAAGTTGCCCATATTTGAAGAAGTTGATGTCTCACCATGTCCTCTAAAAGTCAAACCGTGATTCAAAAGGAAGCGAATAACATCAAGAAAACGAATCCTATACTCCtcttgttttgaaaaaaaagtgTTAAATTATctttcaaaaaattaatttagttgTACATTGCACGTGGATGGATACTAGTACAACCATAAACCTCATAAAAGTATCCCCATAGGATCTTAACCAAACCTAAACATGTCATTCATATATGACATGTAATTggaaatactccctctgtcctataatagatgtcacactttcctttttagtttatcccacaaaaatgtcacatttcatttcttggaaatagctccctctcacattaatataaatatgctattttctctctccacctaacacacaaaacaacatcaccTAAAATCCCTGCTAATCcccaagtgtgtcatctattataggacggatggagtagttgATATGATCTTCATAGCTTATAGAAAAACAACGAGGAATTCGCTTTAGAACAGGCCTCGGAAGGCTTCATAGGAGGTAGATGAATGATGCCACATACGTGATGTAGGAGCCGTTTGATAAGTCATAAAGATGAAATGATTGATGTCATCTAtggtataggagtttatttgtaatttcctcccttatataggagttaatttttataacaaaaaaaacaagtGTGAAAATTCGTAAGTCGAATGAAAGCGTCAACGAATGAAAAATTCAAGAGAGAACTCAAGAGAGATAAAACTCttaatattactccctccgtcccgctttagcagtcccggttAATCAATTTCGGGCGTCCCActttagcagtcccggttgGACTCGGTACATAAAAAATGATTTCATTCcaattttaaaatcaattaaacaacTAAATACAAAagccaattaaaaaaaacctttCACGTTCCCCTCATTTCTCTCTCTGTTTACTCTGCCCCCTTCCATGCGAACCCTAGATCTGGAGATCGAGATCCGCCGCCATCCCGAACCATGTGTTTACTCCTCATTAAATCCAACTGCCCTTAAACGGCAGCGACGACAGTCTCTCGCCCCTGGACTCGACCAGCCCGGTGTCGTTCGACACTGCCTACTTCAAGAATCTGGCCAACAGAGGTGTACTGCACTCTGACCCGGAGCTCTTCAGCGGCAGCGCTTCCACCGACGCTCATGTCACCGCCTACACTAATAATCCGCCAGCATTCTTTGCCGATTTCGCCACGGCCaggatttgaatttaatccTCTTTGTTTGTCCAGTCCACAGGGTTTTCGAATTTTGGTGTGTTCACAGAAATTAAAAAGCCATTTTTGTAACACGTTGTTGACGAAATTTTGCTTGTTTGTTTTGGACAGattctatattttaattttaattgtttgatTCGGAGCATGATTTCCAAATTATCTTCCACCCCTCTTCCTTTGGTCGttgttcttcttcttttttttggtgATATACTGAATTGAGTGTATCtctatagaaattaaaaattcattaatGTTAATATAGCtaagttaaaaaaaaatcaatctaaTGAGTGATAGTAACAGCCGAAAATAAGCATTAAAAAGTGTTTAAGTGTAAAATTGTTAAAAAGTGGGTCCAAATATCGactacattatttatttattacacactcaaactattcttaaaacatgtgcccaaCTCAATCGGGAGTGCTAAAgcgggactgagggagtattaatCTTCAAAGATGTAACTTTTTAGTACAACAATGAGGCCCTTTTATAGGCAAAAAATCATACACATAggaaaaataaaacttaaaagaAATATACTAAAATGAATCTCTAGTTAAAGAAAGAATATCAAAGTCAATTAATATTTGTCAATAACTTTTCAACTACTTATTTTAATTAACTaagaaagtaaataaatattgaaaCAATTTAAGGAATTCAGGAAACTCTAATTTAGAGAAGAAAAGGAAATCAAACTAATTATTTTCAGCGATATATACATCATTTCTCATTTATTCAAAAGGATTTGTTCTCAAATCCTGTACAGATCTTCCTTGTCGTGACCAAAATACTTATTCATGATCCAACTCAATAGTTTGTCTTGTTTCAGCCCTCTAACATGCACGTTAAGTATACATAGTTTTGGTAGTCGAATCTTAACTCATCTCGTGCGTAACTTGATTAATTTGGACATCTGACAAAACCATACTTCTTGGTTCGATTTATCTTTCCACTTTATAGCTCGAACTCTAGcatttagataaaaaaaaagtttggaACGACATATGGTGGTGGTATCTTTGTCGATTACATGAGAGTTGGAATCAAAACTTTCACAACAGAAGTAGGAATTGGAAGTATCAATGTTGGTTCCAAAATAAGGACCAAAGATTGTACCTCTGGTGTGGATATCAATTattaatatgtgatatgtgtACTCAAATTCTCAAAGTGTTCTTCATCCTAACTTTCTTGTGATTGATCATTTGCTTCAACGACCATCTGCTGtagcttttattgttctttgcCTCATAATCTTTTGCAACTTGAGTCCTTGTCTTCATTTGTTGCCTCTTTTCACGTTGTTGTTGCACATACTCTTGATCTTTACTTATTTCTTGAGGCGGTAGAGGAACAAGACCAACCTTCTTTTGGCCAAACATCactatttctttattttcttttctccttctctctttaTTTACTAATTGCACATTTAAACTCGTGTCATACACAACTATGTCTATTTTTggtggacggaggtagtataattttttctgcagacaagaactcaaaagtttcaattaaaaataaagaaatcacCATAATCGGAAAATGACTAATGATAATGAACGATACGATCCTCGTCGATTGTTTAAAGTATGACAAAAAATCTACAAAGAATACAATAATCTCCTTGATATAAGCAACCACAAAAATCTCGTCGATTGTTTAAAGTATGACAAAAAATCTACAAAGAATACAATAATCTCCTTGATATAAGCAACCGCAAAAATGAATATTGATAGGAGATATATATTCTAAATTTtgcataaaaatataattttgaatgaTTTAGAATCTTAGATTATTAACATAGACTTTGTATAGTAAATTATAGGGATATTGGTccctaaaatcatgaactttgccaagattttggtattttcacgaactttaaaattcgTCTAatatatcacaaactttactttttgtttgttatttcccatggTAATTAAATCACTATATCTGACTAACTTACGTGCATTTTTTTTATCCTACTTCACTACTAGATCAACATGTTGTTTTGCGTGGCTTTTATCCTACTTACCAAGAACTTAAAAAGTTGTCTAAAATATCGTAAATATTTCTCGGTTGCCCACGAAGAATTAGTTTTTCTCCGAAGATATTTTATTTGAGTTAagatgggaaataacaaacaaaatgtatttgtgatatattagaccaattttaaagttcatgagaaataccaaaatttggacaaagtttatggttttagagaccaatatcc
This window contains:
- the LOC121758527 gene encoding FACT complex subunit SPT16-like; this translates as MPEERNGLPVNANGNKYTIDLPTFSRRLQAFYKHWKDHKDELWGSSDVLVVATPPPSEDLRYLKSSALNIWLLGYEFPETIMVFGEKNIHFICSGKKASLLEVVKASARETVNAEVVIWVKAKNENGSTQIDKVLRAIRSQPKSDDHDTPVVGNIAREAPEGKLLEIWSDKLKGSGLTLSDISNGLSDLFAAKDKNEITCIKKAAYLTAFVMKNFVLPEVLKVIDEEKKVTHSELMEETEKAITDPPKIGVKLKAENVDICYPPIIQSGGNFDLRPSATSTDDPLYYDSPSVIICAVGCRYNSYCSNVARTYLIDTDAVQTKAYEVLLRAHEAAIHALKPGNKVSDVYEAALTVVKRDAPELVPHLTKSAGTGIGLEFRESGLTLNAKNERLLKEGMAFNVSLGFKDLQSKSSNPKSQNFSLLLADTVIVTDGVCYVATSVSPKVSKDVAYCFNEDGEEEEPRKANMEPTSRASMYSKATLRSDNGEISKEELRKQHQAELARQKIEETARRLVGVGSANGDGRSTVKSASELVAYKSVNELPPPREMMIQVDQRNEAILIPVYGSMVPFHVATVKTVSSQQDTNRNCYIRIIFNVPGTPFTPHDANSLKNQGVIYLKEVSFRSKDPRHISEVVQQIKTLRRGVMARESERAERATLVTQEKLELAGNKFKPIRLHDLWIRPNFGGRARKLSGTLEAHANGFRYSTSRADERVDIMYGNIKHAFFQPAEKEMITLLHFHLHNHIMVGNKKTKDVQFYVEVMEMVQNIGSGKRSAYDPDEIEEEQRERDRKNKINMEFQQYVNRVNDLWGQPQLRLDLEFDQPLRELGFHGVPYKASAFIVPTSSCLVELIETPFLVISLSDIEIVNLERVGLAQKNFDMAIVFKDFKRDVMRIDSIPSSSLDGIKEWLDTTDTKYYESRLNLNWRPILKTIMDDPQQFIEEGGWEFLNLEGTDSDSDNSAESDKGYEPSDAEPESESEDDASESESLVESEDDDEESEAESEEDKGKTWEELEREATNADREKGNDSDSEDERRRRKMKVFGKTRAGPSSAASKRSKFR